A window of Argopecten irradians isolate NY chromosome 14, Ai_NY, whole genome shotgun sequence contains these coding sequences:
- the LOC138307204 gene encoding myo-inositol 2-dehydrogenase-like, which yields MAQIVKRVVQSPVCGSLLGTCHNVTGVIRGFNKEVFASQICRRSLKTCSVRSSSSASGGNDLSTKRQYNVGVFGAGRIASSVHIKNILQKRRLNLKWVLDDSPTSVSSCKDLLNLHDTPFYSSEDREQLLNDESLDAVFVFTPTDTHADYICESLSRGKAVMTEKPCGETYSDIKRCYELSEHTNKILLTGFQRRFDSTFQEVFKATRNNALGNLRFMRVTGRDSPKPAYEFLRNTDTGGCSLISDMAVHDIDMTVWLTSAERPISVYTMSHMHDPIMKEIGQPDSGLLALKYESGLNVIIDSDRESPYGYDMRIEMFGSEGMARAENPRETAAVIDVADGGKCNRLFNSFPQRFEAAFSKEIDHFIDCLDGTDTPLITKEECLLSMEIVEKGVESFRSGKVEYL from the exons ATGGCGCAGATAGTTAAGAGGGTTGTACAGTCACCTGTGTGTGGTTCCCTTTTAGGGACATGCCATAACGTTACAGGTGTAATACGTGGGTTTAACAAGGAAGTTTTTGCTTCTCAG ATATGTCGACGCTCATTGAAGACATGTAGCGTTAGATCGAGCAGTTCAGCCTCAGGAGGCAATGATTTATCAACAAAGAG ACAGTATAATGTTGGTGTGTTTGGTGCCGGGAGAATAGCTTCCTCAGTTCACATCAAGAACATCCTTCagaaaaggcgactaaatctcaAGTGGGTTCTGGACGACTCCCCAACCTCAGTATCTAGCTGTAAGGACCTTCTCAACTTACACGACACACCGTTTTATAGCAGCGAAGACCGGGAACAACTGCTCAATGATGAAAG TTTGGATGCTGTTTTTGTCTTTACCCCTACCGATACACATGCAGATTATATATGTGAAAGCCTTAGTAGAG GAAAGGCGGTAATGACCGAGAAACCTTGTGGAGAAACTTACAGTGATATTAAACGGTGCTATGAACTGTCAGAGCATACGAACAAAATTTTACTCACGGGATTTCAGAG GAGATTCGACTCTACATTCCAGGAAGTGTTCAAGGCCACACGAAACAATGCTCTGGGCAACTTAAGATTCATGAGAGTCACTGGTCGAGATTCTCCTAAACCGGCGTACGAGTTTTTGAGAAACACAG ATACCGGTGGATGTAGCCTGATATCAGACATGGCCGTCCACGATATAGATATGACAGTATGGCTGACGTCTGCCGAGCGACCTATCTCTGTATATACCATGTCTCACATGCATGACCCAATTATGAAAGAAATAGGTCAGCCCGACTCCGGTTTACTAGCCCTGAAATACGAGAGTGGGTTGAATGTCATTATAGATTCAGACAGAGAATCGCCTTACGGTTACGACATGCGGATAGAG ATGTTTGGCTCAGAAGGCATGGCGAGGGCCGAAAACCCCAGAGAGACCGCCGCGGTCATAGATGTCGCAGATGGCGGCAAATGTAATCGTCTTTTCAACTCATTCCCTCAAAGATTTGAGGCTGCgttttcaaaagaaattgaTCACTTCATAGATTGTTTAGACG GTACGGATACTCCACTTATAACGAAAGAGGAATGCCTACTGTCCATGGAGATTGTTGAGAAGGGCGTGGAGTCTTTTAGATCAGGAAAGGTCGAATATTTGTAG